One window from the genome of Bacillus weihaiensis encodes:
- a CDS encoding LolA family protein, translated as MKKSLMLLLVGLLTVLSLAGCGEKSQADVVQALEKKMEEMSGYKATGKMTLQTGNEPQEYEIEIWHKGPTYYRVNLKNAQKEQSQMILRNDEGVFVLTPALNKSFRFQSDWPQNSSQAYLYESLIKDILNDPEAKFSAAENEYVFETKTNYQNNKMLPMQEITFNKKDLAPQMVKVMDTDRNPLVVVEFTSFEFNASFDDNSFDVEKNMSSAQIEVPTMATGDKEPFAVKYPLEQPNGVKLLEETEIETENGKRVILSFGGEKSFTLIQESAEIATPASASTSTYVNGSPTDLGFTIGALSENSLSWTHDGVDYMLASEDLTEEEMLMVAKSVQGQAAK; from the coding sequence TTGAAAAAAAGCTTGATGTTATTATTAGTAGGGCTTTTAACAGTACTTTCTCTTGCAGGGTGTGGAGAGAAATCACAAGCTGATGTAGTCCAAGCGTTAGAAAAGAAGATGGAAGAAATGTCGGGGTACAAGGCAACTGGAAAGATGACATTGCAAACTGGTAACGAACCACAGGAGTATGAAATTGAAATTTGGCATAAGGGTCCAACGTATTATCGTGTAAACCTTAAAAATGCTCAAAAAGAGCAAAGTCAAATGATTTTACGAAATGATGAAGGCGTATTTGTGTTAACACCAGCACTTAATAAAAGCTTCCGCTTCCAAAGTGATTGGCCACAAAATAGTAGTCAAGCCTACCTTTATGAGTCATTAATTAAAGACATCTTAAATGATCCAGAGGCCAAATTTAGTGCAGCAGAAAACGAATATGTATTTGAGACGAAAACAAATTATCAAAACAATAAAATGCTTCCAATGCAAGAGATCACATTCAACAAAAAAGATTTAGCGCCTCAAATGGTAAAAGTGATGGATACAGATCGTAATCCACTCGTCGTGGTTGAGTTCACGAGCTTTGAATTTAATGCATCCTTTGACGATAATTCCTTTGATGTAGAGAAAAACATGTCTAGTGCACAAATCGAGGTACCAACGATGGCAACAGGTGATAAAGAGCCATTTGCGGTAAAATACCCTCTTGAGCAACCGAATGGAGTGAAATTACTCGAAGAAACGGAGATTGAAACAGAGAATGGAAAAAGAGTTATTCTATCCTTTGGTGGGGAAAAATCCTTTACATTAATCCAAGAAAGTGCTGAAATAGCTACACCTGCTTCAGCATCTACTTCAACGTATGTAAATGGATCTCCTACAGATCTTGGTTTTACAATTGGTGCGTTATCCGAAAACTCACTTTCATGGACGCATGATGGTGTTGATTATATGCTTGCTTCTGAAGATTTAACAGAAGAGGAAATGCTCATGGTGGCGAAGTCTGTTCAAGGGCAAGCGGCCAAGTAA
- a CDS encoding STAS domain-containing protein produces the protein MNARIPILKLHNCLLISIQWELDDQTALQFQEDLLNKIHETGANGVVIDLTSVDVIDSFIAKVLGDVISMSRLMGAKVVLTGIQPAVAITLIELGIQLEDVQTALDLEKGLETLQRELGE, from the coding sequence ATGAATGCCAGAATACCGATTTTAAAATTGCATAATTGCTTGTTAATATCTATTCAATGGGAATTGGATGATCAAACCGCTTTGCAGTTTCAAGAAGATCTTTTGAATAAAATCCATGAAACAGGAGCAAATGGCGTCGTAATTGATTTAACATCAGTGGATGTCATTGATTCGTTTATTGCTAAGGTTCTTGGTGATGTTATTAGTATGTCACGTTTAATGGGGGCAAAGGTTGTTTTAACAGGAATACAACCTGCAGTAGCAATTACTTTAATTGAATTGGGCATTCAGCTTGAGGATGTTCAAACAGCTTTAGATTTAGAAAAAGGGCTTGAAACATTACAGCGGGAGTTGGGGGAGTAA
- a CDS encoding anti-sigma regulatory factor translates to MDNQSCVKIVTEWDIVAARQLGRNVAKELGFGTVDQARITTAISELARNIYLYAGQGEMRIERISDLGKNGLKIIAIDNGPGIPDIRKVMEDGFSTSGGLGAGLPGVKRLMDEFDITSIVGEGTDIQAVKWLR, encoded by the coding sequence ATGGATAACCAATCCTGTGTCAAAATTGTCACCGAATGGGACATAGTTGCAGCTCGCCAACTGGGGCGTAACGTTGCAAAAGAGCTCGGATTTGGAACAGTTGATCAAGCGCGAATCACAACTGCTATCTCTGAACTGGCTCGTAATATTTATTTATATGCAGGTCAAGGTGAAATGCGAATTGAAAGAATAAGTGACCTTGGGAAAAATGGATTAAAAATAATAGCCATTGATAATGGGCCGGGTATACCCGACATCCGTAAGGTAATGGAAGATGGATTTTCAACATCTGGTGGATTAGGCGCTGGATTGCCAGGGGTAAAACGTTTGATGGATGAATTTGATATCACTTCCATAGTAGGTGAAGGAACGGATATTCAAGCGGTGAAATGGCTTCGGTAG
- the sigB gene encoding RNA polymerase sigma factor SigB, with protein sequence MAQPSQTTKLTKEEITELILDFQQTESKTAQLALVEHYTGLVETLARKYSKGKSFHEDLRQVGMIGLLGAIRRFDPEIGKPFEAFAIPTIIGEIKRFLRDKTWSVHVPRRIKELGPKIKATVDKLTNENSRSPKVQEIADYLGVTEEEVLETMEMGKSYQALSVDHSIEADSDGSTVTILDIVGSQDEGYEQVNQKLMLESVLHVLSDREREIIDCTFLMNKSQKETGEQLGISQMHVSRLQRRAIQKLREALAKDMPSELNK encoded by the coding sequence ATGGCACAACCATCTCAAACTACGAAGCTAACTAAAGAAGAGATAACTGAGCTCATTTTAGATTTTCAGCAAACAGAAAGCAAAACTGCTCAGTTAGCACTTGTTGAACATTACACAGGGTTAGTTGAAACCTTAGCGAGAAAGTATTCTAAAGGGAAAAGCTTTCATGAGGATTTAAGACAGGTTGGAATGATTGGCTTATTAGGTGCTATTAGAAGATTTGACCCTGAGATTGGGAAACCTTTTGAAGCATTTGCGATACCTACTATTATCGGGGAAATTAAGCGTTTCTTAAGGGATAAGACTTGGAGTGTCCATGTTCCGAGGAGAATTAAGGAATTAGGTCCGAAGATTAAAGCGACTGTAGATAAACTAACGAATGAAAATTCGCGGTCTCCCAAAGTGCAGGAAATTGCAGATTATTTAGGAGTTACCGAAGAGGAAGTTCTAGAAACAATGGAAATGGGGAAAAGCTACCAAGCCCTATCTGTTGATCATTCTATTGAAGCTGATTCTGATGGTAGTACCGTAACCATTTTAGATATAGTTGGCTCTCAAGACGAGGGCTATGAGCAGGTTAATCAAAAGCTTATGCTCGAAAGTGTCTTGCATGTTCTCTCGGATAGGGAAAGGGAGATTATCGACTGTACTTTTCTGATGAACAAGAGTCAAAAGGAAACTGGTGAACAATTAGGGATTTCTCAAATGCATGTATCACGTTTGCAAAGACGAGCTATTCAAAAGCTACGAGAGGCGCTTGCGAAAGATATGCCTTCGGAGTTGAATAAATGA
- a CDS encoding PH domain-containing protein, with the protein MRELPKNQISLKALKVWRLSAILKSSLLALLVIGAVVGVYLVEWSYWIPVIGGMVGIVYSVLSIYIIPKIRHKVWRYEVHEHEIDLQYGLFVIKRVLIPMVRVQHVDTHQGPLLRKYQLASIEISTAATKHEIPALDVAEAEQLRDYISRLARVTDDDV; encoded by the coding sequence ATGAGGGAGTTACCTAAAAACCAAATTAGTCTCAAAGCACTTAAAGTGTGGCGACTTAGTGCCATTCTTAAATCTAGCTTATTGGCATTGCTTGTTATAGGTGCTGTAGTTGGTGTGTATTTAGTAGAGTGGTCCTATTGGATACCTGTTATTGGTGGAATGGTTGGGATCGTGTATTCTGTTTTATCAATCTATATTATACCTAAAATTAGACATAAAGTATGGCGGTATGAAGTGCACGAACACGAGATTGATTTGCAATATGGTCTGTTTGTAATAAAAAGAGTTCTAATCCCAATGGTTAGGGTACAGCATGTAGATACACATCAAGGGCCACTATTAAGGAAATATCAATTAGCGTCAATCGAAATTTCAACAGCTGCAACAAAGCATGAAATTCCAGCATTAGATGTCGCAGAAGCGGAGCAGCTGCGTGATTATATCTCTAGATTGGCAAGGGTGACAGATGATGATGTCTAA
- the acpS gene encoding holo-ACP synthase, protein MITGIGLDMIELDRIRRIVERQPGFIKRILTVGEIERFATLSKERKVEFLAGRFAVKEAYSKAIGTGIGEEISFLDIEVLNEGGKPTVTILKNQTEKRTIHVSITHTRQFAAAQVILEK, encoded by the coding sequence ATGATAACTGGAATTGGATTAGATATGATTGAATTAGATCGAATTAGACGAATTGTTGAGAGACAGCCGGGATTTATTAAACGAATTCTAACAGTGGGGGAGATTGAAAGGTTTGCCACTCTTTCTAAAGAACGGAAAGTTGAGTTTCTAGCCGGAAGATTTGCTGTAAAAGAGGCTTACTCAAAAGCCATAGGTACGGGAATAGGTGAGGAAATTAGCTTTCTTGATATCGAGGTCTTAAATGAGGGGGGTAAACCGACTGTAACCATCCTAAAAAATCAAACAGAAAAGAGAACGATTCATGTCTCGATTACACATACACGACAGTTTGCAGCGGCACAGGTGATTTTAGAAAAATGA
- a CDS encoding PH domain-containing protein, which translates to MSNPKRIHPVGVILSFISMVKSYIIPAILFFYVGDNESIKLYLIIGVATIVVLLVITSVLSWYKFTYWVEEGEFRIEHGVFVRKKRYIPIERIQTINVSAGIIQQLFRLVKVQIETAGGGVEAEALLTAISKTEAERIQQTLTNYKQQHTVDLHNEEIQVEEKQVPTYKMSKKELLVAASTSSGIGVIISAIVAFLSQIDEFIPYDFIFDQFDFLTSASFTLYAILVCIGLFLAWIVSIIGVLLKYAYFTVRNVEDELNISRGIFEKRQTSIPISRIQAIRIVQNPIRQWLGYSTVYIESAGGSIGDENGSSTILFPVMLKKDVTKILAEFIPGYPVMEETTKLPARSRKRYIIRKCLITLIIITPVSFFLFPLGLLSLLLLIGGFYWGHASFKDAGLRIRGNQLQITYRFLSKTTVLLRKNRIQSMNQHTSLFQRKQDLTTLKVAIKSGIMGKSFFVKDLERTDAEEVVRWYSYSKTKG; encoded by the coding sequence ATGTCTAATCCTAAACGCATCCATCCGGTTGGGGTGATTTTATCGTTTATATCCATGGTTAAGTCGTATATCATACCTGCCATTCTCTTTTTTTACGTTGGAGATAATGAATCAATTAAGCTTTATTTAATAATTGGGGTTGCAACGATTGTTGTTCTTTTAGTGATCACTAGTGTCCTAAGCTGGTATAAATTCACCTATTGGGTAGAAGAAGGTGAATTCCGCATTGAGCATGGCGTATTTGTTAGGAAGAAGAGGTATATTCCAATTGAAAGAATTCAAACGATAAATGTAAGTGCAGGAATAATCCAACAACTCTTTCGGTTGGTTAAGGTTCAGATCGAAACAGCAGGAGGTGGAGTGGAAGCAGAAGCTCTATTAACTGCGATAAGCAAAACAGAAGCTGAACGTATTCAGCAAACCTTGACTAACTACAAGCAACAACATACGGTAGATTTACATAATGAAGAAATACAAGTAGAAGAAAAACAGGTACCAACGTATAAGATGAGCAAAAAGGAATTATTAGTTGCGGCATCAACGTCAAGTGGAATAGGGGTAATTATCTCAGCTATCGTTGCTTTTTTATCACAGATTGATGAGTTTATCCCATATGACTTTATCTTTGATCAATTTGATTTTCTAACAAGCGCAAGCTTTACCTTATATGCGATACTTGTATGTATTGGTTTATTTCTAGCTTGGATCGTTAGTATCATAGGTGTTCTACTTAAATATGCCTATTTTACAGTTAGAAATGTTGAAGATGAGCTCAACATTTCCCGAGGAATTTTTGAAAAAAGACAAACATCTATACCGATATCTAGAATTCAAGCGATTCGAATTGTGCAGAATCCAATTCGTCAATGGCTAGGATACTCAACGGTTTACATCGAGAGTGCGGGAGGTAGTATAGGGGATGAAAATGGCTCTTCAACTATACTCTTTCCAGTAATGTTGAAAAAGGATGTTACAAAAATTTTAGCAGAGTTTATCCCTGGTTACCCAGTGATGGAAGAAACAACTAAGCTCCCTGCACGATCAAGGAAGAGGTATATTATACGTAAGTGTTTGATTACTCTTATTATCATAACGCCGGTAAGTTTTTTCCTCTTTCCATTAGGGTTGTTAAGTTTGTTACTTCTGATTGGAGGTTTCTATTGGGGGCATGCTTCCTTTAAGGATGCGGGCTTGCGGATTCGAGGAAATCAATTACAGATAACCTATCGTTTTCTATCAAAGACAACGGTTCTATTACGAAAAAATCGAATACAGTCGATGAATCAACATACATCCCTTTTTCAAAGAAAGCAAGATTTAACTACATTGAAGGTGGCCATTAAGTCGGGAATTATGGGGAAAAGCTTTTTTGTAAAGGATTTAGAGAGAACGGATGCTGAGGAAGTTGTTCGCTGGTATTCTTACTCCAAAACAAAAGGGTGA
- the alr gene encoding alanine racemase: protein MQEGFYRDTWVEVNLDAISQNVSAMKKLIGEQTKIIAVVKANAYGHGAIQVAHAALESGASMLAVAFLDEAIQLRQAGFDCPILVMGATRAQDVHVAVSYGITLTIFSLDWAKEASQYVDQGDVLLHVKVDTGMGRLGVTGVDELQAILEFAQEHEHFHIEGIFTHFATADETNSPYYLKQLAKFQEVIADVPKGNLLIHCANSAAGLKDKASLYNAVRQGISMYGLTPSVEMKKELPFELHEAFSLKTKLVHVKQLKKGDKVSYGATYEAEENEWIGTLPIGYADGWLRKLQDSEVLIEGKRMQLVGRICMDQCMVKLPYELPVGTNVTLIGRQGNEVISSDEVAERLETINYEVPCTISSRVPRIFFKKQRIIEKANPLLLKRPGKV from the coding sequence ATGCAGGAAGGTTTTTACCGAGATACTTGGGTGGAAGTGAACTTAGATGCAATCTCTCAAAATGTGTCGGCAATGAAAAAGCTGATTGGAGAGCAAACAAAAATTATAGCGGTTGTCAAAGCGAATGCGTATGGACATGGAGCGATACAAGTTGCTCATGCTGCGTTAGAATCAGGAGCTTCCATGTTAGCTGTGGCTTTTTTGGATGAAGCGATTCAATTAAGGCAGGCTGGATTTGATTGTCCGATCCTTGTAATGGGAGCAACCCGAGCTCAAGATGTGCATGTTGCGGTAAGCTATGGAATTACCTTGACTATCTTTTCTTTAGATTGGGCAAAGGAAGCAAGTCAATATGTCGATCAAGGCGATGTGTTGTTACATGTGAAGGTTGACACAGGTATGGGGCGCCTAGGTGTTACAGGAGTGGATGAGCTACAGGCAATTTTAGAGTTTGCTCAAGAACATGAGCATTTTCATATAGAGGGAATCTTTACTCATTTTGCAACTGCAGATGAGACAAATTCTCCTTATTATTTAAAGCAACTTGCCAAGTTCCAGGAAGTAATAGCAGATGTTCCAAAGGGGAATTTATTGATTCATTGTGCGAATAGTGCTGCAGGGTTGAAGGATAAAGCAAGCTTATACAATGCAGTGAGACAAGGGATTTCTATGTATGGATTAACCCCTTCTGTTGAAATGAAAAAGGAATTGCCTTTTGAACTCCATGAAGCATTTTCTTTAAAAACAAAGCTTGTCCATGTAAAACAATTAAAAAAGGGCGATAAAGTAAGCTATGGTGCAACATATGAAGCAGAAGAAAACGAATGGATTGGTACCCTTCCAATAGGATATGCTGATGGCTGGTTGCGGAAATTGCAGGATTCCGAAGTGTTAATAGAGGGCAAGCGAATGCAATTAGTCGGAAGAATCTGTATGGATCAGTGTATGGTAAAATTACCATATGAGCTACCGGTCGGTACAAACGTAACGCTTATTGGTAGGCAAGGAAATGAAGTAATCTCCTCCGATGAAGTGGCAGAACGACTAGAAACCATTAATTATGAGGTTCCCTGCACGATCTCTTCACGAGTTCCTCGCATCTTTTTCAAAAAGCAGCGTATAATTGAAAAGGCAAATCCACTTCTTCTAAAAAGACCAGGAAAAGTATAA
- a CDS encoding STAS domain-containing protein, whose protein sequence is MNHSSNPFLEFIQNNREDLLTEWTNKMKVEDNFKVSTVISDQAYTNICNEYLTILLQHFRQPEEDLTDKVIAFSHKVVQMGWSLRFISTSLGDLGKLIFEKMTTDHSDEEKMSLVLAFDKWIAPVNNEVLFQYASSWERTVSLQKIALQELSAPLIPVFDNITVMPLVGTIDTDRAKRIMENLLEGVVKHRAEVVLIDITGVPVVDTMVAHHIIQASEAVRLVGAKCLLVGIRPEIAQTIVNLGIDLSQVITKNSLQKGIESALEMTNRQIGSLGE, encoded by the coding sequence ATGAACCATTCTTCAAATCCATTTTTGGAGTTTATTCAAAATAATCGAGAAGACCTACTAACAGAATGGACCAATAAAATGAAGGTTGAGGACAATTTTAAAGTATCAACTGTCATTTCTGATCAAGCCTATACGAATATATGTAATGAATATCTTACCATCTTACTTCAACACTTTAGACAACCAGAAGAAGATCTGACGGATAAAGTCATTGCGTTTTCTCATAAAGTTGTTCAAATGGGTTGGTCATTGCGTTTTATTTCTACTAGTTTAGGAGATTTAGGAAAACTAATTTTTGAGAAAATGACAACCGACCATTCAGATGAGGAGAAGATGTCGCTTGTATTGGCATTTGATAAGTGGATAGCGCCTGTTAATAATGAAGTGCTTTTTCAATATGCATCCTCTTGGGAGCGCACAGTATCATTACAAAAAATTGCTCTACAAGAATTATCAGCGCCACTTATACCTGTTTTTGACAATATAACAGTCATGCCGCTTGTTGGAACAATTGATACAGATCGAGCGAAGCGAATTATGGAGAATCTTCTAGAAGGTGTTGTGAAACATCGGGCAGAAGTAGTACTCATTGATATCACAGGAGTTCCTGTGGTTGATACAATGGTTGCTCATCACATTATTCAAGCTTCTGAAGCTGTTCGTCTTGTGGGAGCAAAATGCTTACTTGTTGGAATTAGACCTGAGATTGCACAAACCATTGTTAATTTAGGCATCGACTTAAGTCAAGTGATCACAAAGAATAGCTTACAAAAGGGAATTGAATCCGCTTTAGAAATGACAAACCGTCAAATTGGATCACTGGGGGAATAG
- a CDS encoding anti-sigma factor antagonist, with translation MNLKIDISKEGSTQTLVAVAGEIDAYTAPKLREALLPLADEPNAVITVNLQNVSYMDSTGLGVFVGLLKNVRKNEGQLILVELSDRLERLFSITGLSDIIDISSKSEGGVQ, from the coding sequence GTGAATTTAAAAATAGATATTAGTAAAGAGGGTTCGACTCAGACGTTGGTAGCGGTTGCGGGTGAAATAGATGCCTATACAGCTCCAAAGCTTAGAGAAGCATTACTACCTTTGGCTGATGAACCAAACGCTGTTATAACGGTTAACTTACAAAATGTATCGTATATGGATAGTACTGGATTAGGCGTGTTTGTTGGATTATTGAAAAACGTAAGAAAGAATGAAGGTCAACTCATATTAGTTGAATTATCAGATCGCTTGGAACGCTTGTTTAGTATTACAGGGCTAAGTGACATCATTGATATATCTTCAAAGTCAGAGGGTGGCGTGCAATGA
- a CDS encoding PP2C family protein-serine/threonine phosphatase — translation MEYRDFLETKYRELLRNYLNEQTETALYQGQKFSRKTIEHQIPPEEIISTHRKVLQELFPDIQNEVLSSLDFLLEVMMGYGLAYQEHQSLRDQQLEIRSEIQIAANVQKTLLETTVPSSQSLDIGAISVPAKQMNGDYHHFVHDEQGISIAVADVIGKGIPAALCMSMIKYAMDSFPESRKNPNQILENLNRVVEQNVDPSMFITMFYGMYNILDHTFTYASAGHEPGFYYRSSTDTFEDLLAKGLVLGVDHNVQYQQYTKTVESGDMVVLLSDGVTESRTEDGFVERSAITDLIRTYKHLTSQEIVEKIYRHFERMQDFQLRDDFTLIIIRRMV, via the coding sequence ATGGAGTATCGTGATTTTCTAGAGACAAAATATCGTGAGCTATTAAGAAATTATTTGAACGAACAAACCGAAACAGCTCTATATCAAGGACAAAAATTTAGTAGGAAAACGATTGAACACCAAATTCCGCCTGAAGAAATAATAAGTACACATCGTAAAGTTCTTCAAGAGCTGTTTCCAGATATTCAAAATGAAGTTCTTTCTTCATTAGATTTCTTATTGGAAGTTATGATGGGGTATGGACTGGCATACCAAGAGCATCAAAGCCTGCGCGATCAACAATTAGAGATCCGTTCAGAAATTCAAATAGCTGCAAATGTTCAAAAAACACTATTGGAAACAACGGTACCTTCCTCGCAGTCTTTAGATATAGGAGCAATTAGTGTTCCGGCAAAGCAAATGAATGGAGATTATCATCACTTTGTACATGATGAGCAGGGGATTAGTATCGCGGTTGCTGATGTGATTGGAAAAGGAATTCCGGCAGCATTATGTATGTCCATGATCAAGTATGCAATGGACAGCTTTCCGGAATCGAGAAAAAATCCTAATCAAATTCTAGAAAACTTAAATCGTGTCGTGGAGCAAAACGTTGATCCAAGCATGTTTATTACGATGTTCTATGGAATGTACAACATATTAGACCATACATTTACATATGCGTCGGCTGGCCATGAGCCGGGATTTTATTATCGTTCTTCAACTGATACCTTTGAAGATCTTTTGGCAAAAGGGCTAGTACTTGGAGTAGATCATAATGTGCAATATCAACAATATACAAAAACTGTTGAGAGTGGTGATATGGTCGTTCTATTGTCAGATGGAGTAACAGAATCACGAACAGAAGACGGATTTGTTGAAAGAAGTGCCATTACAGATTTAATCCGTACATATAAGCATTTAACTTCACAGGAAATTGTAGAAAAGATTTACCGACATTTCGAACGAATGCAGGATTTCCAATTAAGGGATGATTTTACATTAATAATTATTAGAAGAATGGTTTAA
- a CDS encoding rhomboid family intramembrane serine protease, whose translation MFTRTESFQSFIRFYPVVSVIAAIHIFFWLLFLIPLPTTQIVLRLLEGYNAGIAAGEYWRFVTPIFLHVGFSHVLFNSISLILFAPALERLLKKPKFIILYLGSGVFANIATYLLEPLEYSHIGASGAIFGLFGIYLFMVYFRKGMIDQANSQIILSILVIGVIMTFLSANINIVAHLFGLIGGFLLGPLLIKKRPGFVHETYYQPRPSKSTFQLKNITGKHVFWLVLGFLILIGFLSRFF comes from the coding sequence ATGTTCACAAGGACAGAAAGCTTTCAATCCTTTATACGATTTTATCCCGTAGTCTCTGTTATTGCGGCCATCCACATCTTCTTCTGGCTCCTATTTCTAATCCCTCTGCCTACAACACAAATTGTATTGCGATTATTAGAAGGATATAATGCCGGGATTGCAGCAGGTGAATATTGGAGATTTGTCACACCCATTTTCTTGCATGTAGGATTTAGCCATGTTCTCTTTAATTCCATCTCACTTATTTTATTTGCACCAGCTCTCGAAAGACTATTAAAAAAACCAAAATTTATTATCCTTTACTTAGGATCTGGCGTGTTCGCTAACATTGCCACTTACTTGTTAGAACCTCTAGAATACTCTCACATCGGAGCGTCTGGTGCGATCTTTGGGTTGTTCGGCATTTACTTATTTATGGTTTACTTCCGAAAAGGAATGATTGATCAAGCAAACTCACAGATCATCCTTAGTATCTTAGTTATTGGCGTCATAATGACATTTTTAAGTGCCAACATCAATATCGTTGCCCATCTATTCGGCCTAATTGGAGGGTTCTTGTTAGGACCACTACTCATAAAAAAAAGACCGGGCTTTGTGCATGAGACCTATTACCAGCCACGTCCATCTAAATCAACCTTCCAGTTAAAGAATATAACTGGTAAGCATGTTTTCTGGTTGGTGTTAGGGTTCCTTATTCTAATCGGTTTCCTTTCACGTTTTTTCTAA
- the rsbW gene encoding anti-sigma B factor RsbW encodes MKQLVDYIEMKVPAKPEYVGIIRLTLSGIASRMGYSYDDIEDLKIATSEACTNAVQHAYKNSEDGEVVVGFGLYDDRLEVMIADNGKSFDFEKTKNELGPYSSQSPVDQLPEGGLGLYLMETLMDEVRVLVNSGVTVFMIKYLSGERIDHGTTISNYEAN; translated from the coding sequence ATGAAGCAATTAGTAGATTATATCGAAATGAAGGTTCCAGCTAAGCCTGAATATGTGGGGATTATTAGACTCACTCTTTCAGGTATCGCTAGTAGAATGGGATATTCCTATGATGATATTGAAGATTTAAAGATTGCGACAAGTGAAGCATGTACAAACGCTGTTCAGCATGCTTATAAGAATAGCGAGGATGGCGAGGTGGTAGTAGGTTTTGGTTTATACGATGACCGCCTCGAAGTAATGATTGCTGATAATGGAAAAAGCTTTGATTTTGAAAAAACAAAGAACGAACTTGGTCCTTATTCTTCTCAAAGTCCTGTTGATCAGCTTCCAGAGGGAGGGTTAGGTCTCTATTTGATGGAAACGCTCATGGATGAAGTCCGCGTTTTAGTCAATTCAGGAGTGACGGTCTTCATGATAAAGTATTTAAGTGGGGAGCGGATAGATCATGGCACAACCATCTCAAACTACGAAGCTAACTAA
- the ndoA gene encoding type II toxin-antitoxin system endoribonuclease NdoA, giving the protein MIVKRGDVYFADLSPVVGSEQGGVRPVLIIQNDIGNRFSPTVIIAAITAQIQKAKLPTHVEIDAQRYGFERDSVILLEQIRTIDKQRLTDKITHLDDEMMDKVDEALQISLGLIDF; this is encoded by the coding sequence TTGATTGTTAAACGAGGCGACGTTTATTTTGCTGATTTATCACCAGTTGTAGGCTCGGAGCAAGGTGGCGTACGTCCTGTATTAATTATCCAAAACGATATCGGAAACCGCTTTAGTCCTACAGTTATTATAGCGGCAATTACGGCCCAAATTCAAAAAGCAAAATTGCCAACTCATGTTGAAATTGATGCACAGCGTTACGGGTTTGAAAGGGATTCGGTTATCCTTCTAGAACAGATTCGAACGATTGATAAGCAAAGGCTAACGGATAAGATTACCCATCTTGATGATGAGATGATGGATAAAGTTGACGAAGCCTTGCAAATAAGCTTAGGACTTATCGATTTTTAA
- a CDS encoding CopG family ribbon-helix-helix protein has product MSESSATTEILIQLPQALVSELDGLVKQENGNRNELIYQATKMYIRERKKRQIRESMRRGYMEMAKINLNIASEAFLAESEADHTVERLVSGG; this is encoded by the coding sequence GTGTCTGAATCCAGCGCAACAACAGAAATCTTAATTCAGTTACCTCAAGCATTAGTATCAGAATTGGATGGACTAGTAAAACAGGAAAACGGAAACAGAAACGAGCTTATTTATCAAGCAACTAAAATGTACATTCGTGAGCGTAAGAAGCGCCAAATTCGCGAATCTATGAGACGTGGCTACATGGAGATGGCGAAGATTAATTTAAACATTGCATCTGAAGCATTCTTGGCAGAATCTGAGGCTGACCATACCGTTGAACGCTTAGTAAGCGGGGGTTAA